GGCGATGGAAGGGGATCAGGGGCCGCTCGGCGTGCCGTCGTTGCTCAAGCTATTGGAAGCGGTCGATACCTACATCCCGACGCCGGAGCGTCCGATCGATAAGCCGTTCTTGATGCCGATCGAAGACGTGTTCACCATCAGCGGTCGTGGGACCGTCGTGACCGGGCGTGTCGAGCGTGGGATCGTCAAGGTAGGAGATGAAATCGAGATCGTGGGCTTACGGCCGAACCAGGTCACGATTGTGACCGGGGTGGAGATGTTCCGGAAGGTGCTCGATGAGGGGCAGGCGGGCGATAACGTCGGCGTCTTGCTGCGGGGCACGAAGAAGGAAGATGTGGAGCGCGGGATGGTGCTGTCGAAGCCGAAGAGCATCACGCCGCATACGAAGTTCAAGGCAGAGATCTATGTGTTGGCCAAGGAAGAAGGCGGGCGGCATACGCCGTTCTTCAATGGCTACCGGCCCCAGTTCTATTTCCGGACGACGGACGTCACGGGGATTATGACGTTGAATCCTGGCGTGGAGATGGTCATGCCGGGCGATAATGTGAGTGTGACGGGTGAGCTGATTAGCCCGATTGCGATGGATCAAGGGCTGCGGTTCGCGGTGCGCGAGGGCGGCAAGACTGTCGGTTCTGGCGTCGTCACCGAAATTCTGGCGTAA
This region of Nitrospirota bacterium genomic DNA includes:
- the tuf gene encoding elongation factor Tu; this encodes MAKAKYERRKPHVNIGTIGHVDHGKTTLTAALTKVCAEKGMAKYIPYDEVAKASESQGRRDATKIMTIAISHVEYETANRHYAHVDCPGHADYVKNMITGAAQMDGAILVVSAADGPMPQTREHILLARQVGVPYIVVFLNKADKIDDAELLELVELEVRELLTKYGFPGDKTPIIHGSALKAMEGDQGPLGVPSLLKLLEAVDTYIPTPERPIDKPFLMPIEDVFTISGRGTVVTGRVERGIVKVGDEIEIVGLRPNQVTIVTGVEMFRKVLDEGQAGDNVGVLLRGTKKEDVERGMVLSKPKSITPHTKFKAEIYVLAKEEGGRHTPFFNGYRPQFYFRTTDVTGIMTLNPGVEMVMPGDNVSVTGELISPIAMDQGLRFAVREGGKTVGSGVVTEILA